A single genomic interval of Mangifera indica cultivar Alphonso chromosome 5, CATAS_Mindica_2.1, whole genome shotgun sequence harbors:
- the LOC123217507 gene encoding LEAF RUST 10 DISEASE-RESISTANCE LOCUS RECEPTOR-LIKE PROTEIN KINASE-like 1.1, translating to MAHISYVLAFLLSVLFLLLLCLAQEDRRLNIPRCPRFSCGFLGNIGFPFSNRTHQECGLLVVDNCTEPVPSIQLGKQRQWFNIKGISQDNTLELKDKNSEEEFHNCSRKSLKNLTLPISPFLSFNVPDKLAGFQCPLNYTPPKNFNHLCNNSQNSYILYWGPFNVFPRPPNCSRINLQVNKTETSIEYSYLYTGSFSVEVNVTDECYDCFSAGGQCKTDSNGNFNCSVTGRTNFSGNGKLRLKLGIGVGNTLL from the exons ATGGCTCATATCTCTTACGTTCTGGCTTTTCTTTTATCAGTTCTTTTCCTTTTACTGCTTTGCTTGGCTCAAGAGGACAGGAGGCTGAATATTCCGAGATGTCCACGTTTTAGCTGTGGTTTTCTCGGCAACATAGGCTTCCCCTTCTCCAATCGAACGCATCAGGAATGTGGGTTGCTGGTTGTAGATAACTGCACTGAACCAGTTCCGAGTATTCAGCTGGGGAAGCAGAGGCAATGGTTCAATATCAAAGGCATCTCTCAGGATAATACATTAGAGCTTAAAGACAAAAATTCTGAAGAAGAGTTTCACAATTGTAGCAGAAAATCCTTAAAAAACTTAACTCTTCCAATCTCTCCTTTTCTCTCATTTAATGTGCCCGATAAATTAGCAGGGTTCCAATGCCCCCTCAATTACACTCCCCCGAAAAACTTCAATCATCTCTGTAATAATTCCCAAAACTCCTATATCCTTTACTGGGGCCCATTTAATGTTTTTCCACGCCCTCCTAATTGTTCACGGATTAATTTGCAAGTGAACAAAACTGAAACAAGTATTGAATACTCTTATTTGTATACCGGCTCCTTTTCTGTGGAAGTGAATGTGACTGATGAATGTTATGATTGCTTTTCGGCGGGAGGACAATGCAAAACTGATAGCAATGGAAACTTTAATTGTTCTGTGACAGGAAGAACAAACTTCTCAG GGAATGGGAAATTGCGATTGAAGCTGGGCATAGGAGTTGGTAATACACTTCTTTAA
- the LOC123216620 gene encoding PR5-like receptor kinase: MLIAVAFCIYKSSPYTSMVFCNKKTMGHQNIKEFLRKHGSLVPNRYSYSNVKIITNSFRHKLGQGGYGSVYKGRLHDGRNVAVKVLTESKGNGEEFINEVASISRTAHVNIVTLLGYCFEGHRRALIYEFMSNGSLEKFIDKKNPLKSETLYQIAIGIALGLEYLHRGCSTRILHFDIKPSNILLDEDFCPKISDFGLAKICPNKESIVSMTTARGTIGYIAPEVFLRNFGEVSHKSDVYSYGMMVLEMTGGRQNRNVEVQNTSEIYFPQWIYKCLEEGEELGLDGISNEEDKNCRRKMIIVSLWCIQTNPSDRPTMSRVVDMLEGNLDLLQIPPRPFLSSFQDRK, translated from the coding sequence ATGTTGATAGCTGTAGCCTTTTGCATCTACAAATCGTCACCATATACTTCAATGGTGTTCTGCAACAAGAAAACTATGGGTCACCAAAACATCAAGGAATTTTTAAGGAAGCATGGATCACTTGTACCTAATAGATACAGTTATtctaatgttaaaattattaccaATTCATTTAGACATAAATTGGGCCAAGGAGGATATGGAAGTGTTTACAAAGGTAGGCTACATGATGGTCGTAATGTCGCAGTGAAGGTCTTGACTGAGTCTAAAGGTAATGGTGAAGAATTTATCAATGAGGTTGCCAGTATCAGTAGGACTGCCCATGTCAACATAGTCACTCTTTTAGGCTATTGTTTTGAAGGTCATAGGAGAGCTCTCATCTATGAGTTTATGTCGAATGGATCTCTAGAGAAGTTCATAGATAAAAAGAATCCATTGAAGTCGGAAACATTGTACCAAATTGCAATAGGCATAGCTCTAGGGCTAGAGTATTTACACCGCGGTTGTAGCACAAGAATTTTGCACTTTGACATAAAGCCCTCGAACATTCTCCTTGATGAAGATTTTTGTCCAAAGATCTCTGATTTTGGTTTGGCCAAAATTTGCCCCAACAAAGAGAGTATCGTATCAATGACAACTGCACGAGGGACTATTGGTTACATTGCTCCTGAAGTATTTTTAAGAAACTTTGGAGAGGTCTCTCACAAGTCAGATGTTTATAGCTATGGAATGATGGTTTTAGAAATGACTGGAGGAAGACAGAATAGAAATGTTGAAGTTCAAAATACCAGTGAAATATACTTTCCACAGTGGATTTACAAATGTCTTGAAGAAGGTGAAGAGCTTGGATTGGATGGTATTTCAAATGAAGAGGATAAAAATTGTAGAAGAAAGATGATAATAGTGAGCTTATGGTGCATACAGACTAACCCCTCAGACAGGCCTACAATGAGCAGAGTGGTAGATATGTTGGAAGGCAACCTTGATTTGTTGCAAATCCCACCAAGGCCTTTCTTATCTTCCTTCCAAGATCGCAAGTAG